Proteins encoded in a region of the Acidobacteriota bacterium genome:
- the pelA gene encoding pectate lyase — MRFRFVLLLSIVLLLSNKGFGQEANSFSNYLFAYFKNNGEDGLHLAFSRDGLKWRALNDDKPYLTPTVGSQKLMRDPCIVQGPDGVFHLVWTTGWRGQDIGIAHSKDLTHWSEQKTIPVMADEPTAMNCWAPEIFYDETGQQYLIFWATTIPGRFPATEASGNNGLNHRIYFTTTKDFITYSKAALFYDDGFNVIDATIVKHDGKFVMFLKDETQNPVKKNLRIAVSDQAAGPYGAASALFTQDWVEGPTAININSEWIVYYDMYRDHKYGAVKSRDLKSWEVITNKIEFPQGARHGTVLKVSGDVLSKLRLTWNSAQNQKPDWFSTEDALRVANNLLLYQRDTGGWPKNTDMAVVLSQQQSAELLKEKRHTDSTFDNGATHSQLTYLAKVIQATTAEPERARFKAAFLKGMDFIFRAQYENGGWPQFYPFPSGYQKHITYNDDAMVGLLTLLRDVARKAPAYGFVDEARRIKAGLAVKKGIECILKTQIVTEGKRTVWCAQHDETTFAPAPARSYEKISLSGSESVGIVRFLMSMEKPDARVVEAVQSAVAWFQQAKLTGIRYINKPDASLPGGYDRVVIPDANASPLWARFYEIGTNRPIFCGRDGVIKYNLAEIEHERRAGYRWYVDSPAELLDKDFPTWRAKWTSGKAIPKSNR, encoded by the coding sequence ATGAGATTTCGTTTCGTACTCTTGTTGTCAATCGTGCTGCTGCTGAGCAACAAAGGGTTTGGACAAGAGGCCAATTCATTTTCGAATTATCTGTTCGCGTATTTCAAAAACAACGGCGAAGATGGATTGCATCTGGCCTTCAGCCGCGACGGACTGAAGTGGCGCGCGCTGAATGACGACAAACCCTACCTGACACCAACCGTCGGCAGCCAGAAACTGATGCGCGACCCCTGCATTGTTCAAGGCCCGGACGGGGTGTTTCATCTGGTTTGGACAACAGGCTGGCGCGGCCAGGATATCGGCATCGCGCATTCCAAAGATTTGACTCACTGGTCGGAGCAAAAAACGATTCCGGTGATGGCCGACGAACCGACGGCGATGAATTGCTGGGCGCCGGAAATTTTCTACGACGAAACCGGTCAGCAGTATTTGATCTTCTGGGCGACCACAATTCCCGGTCGTTTTCCCGCCACCGAAGCCAGCGGCAACAATGGGCTGAATCATCGCATTTACTTCACGACAACCAAAGATTTCATTACTTACAGCAAAGCGGCGTTGTTTTACGACGACGGGTTCAACGTGATTGACGCGACCATCGTCAAACATGACGGCAAGTTCGTCATGTTCCTGAAGGACGAAACGCAGAACCCGGTGAAGAAAAATCTACGGATTGCTGTTAGCGACCAAGCCGCCGGGCCGTACGGCGCTGCATCTGCCCTGTTCACACAAGACTGGGTGGAAGGCCCAACTGCCATCAACATCAACAGCGAATGGATCGTGTATTACGATATGTACCGCGATCACAAATATGGCGCGGTCAAATCGCGCGACCTGAAAAGCTGGGAAGTGATCACGAACAAAATCGAATTTCCACAAGGCGCACGCCACGGCACTGTGCTGAAAGTTTCTGGCGATGTCCTGTCGAAACTTCGCCTAACGTGGAACAGCGCACAGAACCAAAAGCCCGATTGGTTCAGCACGGAAGACGCGCTTCGCGTGGCCAATAACTTGTTGCTCTACCAACGCGACACAGGCGGTTGGCCGAAAAACACGGACATGGCCGTCGTGCTCAGCCAGCAGCAAAGCGCCGAACTGCTCAAGGAAAAACGTCACACCGATTCCACCTTCGACAACGGCGCAACGCATTCGCAACTGACCTATCTGGCCAAAGTCATCCAGGCGACGACAGCCGAACCGGAACGAGCGCGATTCAAGGCCGCGTTTTTGAAAGGGATGGATTTCATCTTCCGGGCGCAATATGAAAACGGCGGCTGGCCGCAGTTTTATCCCTTTCCCAGCGGCTACCAAAAACACATCACCTACAACGACGACGCGATGGTCGGGTTGCTGACGCTGTTGCGCGACGTTGCGCGAAAAGCGCCTGCATACGGTTTCGTGGATGAAGCGCGCCGGATAAAAGCAGGGCTGGCCGTCAAAAAAGGCATCGAGTGCATTTTGAAAACCCAGATTGTCACCGAGGGCAAACGAACCGTCTGGTGCGCGCAGCACGATGAAACGACCTTCGCTCCGGCTCCGGCACGAAGCTACGAAAAGATTTCACTCAGCGGCAGCGAAAGCGTCGGCATCGTTCGCTTCCTGATGAGCATGGAAAAACCCGACGCGCGCGTCGTTGAAGCGGTGCAATCCGCCGTCGCGTGGTTTCAGCAAGCGAAACTGACGGGCATTCGATACATCAACAAACCGGACGCTTCCTTGCCCGGCGGATATGATCGCGTCGTCATCCCGGACGCGAACGCGTCGCCGTTGTGGGCGCGGTTTTATGAAATCGGAACCAATCGCCCGATCTTTTGCGGGCGCGACGGCGTGATCAAATACAACTTGGCGGAAATCGAACACGAACGCCGCGCGGGTTATCGCTGGTACGTGGATTCGCCAGCCGAATTGCTGGACAAGGATTTTCCGACTTGGCGGGCGAAATGGACTTCCGGGAAGGCTATCCCCAAAAGTAATCGCTAA
- a CDS encoding Gfo/Idh/MocA family oxidoreductase, which translates to MKNIGRRDFAKTTIVASAGAAFSRMRILGANDRVNLGIIGCGDRGRDVWGRFLKQPDVNPVAACDVFGPYLDKAVAAGGGKLKTFGDFRKLLELKEVDAVLIATPDHWHALNTIAACEAGKDVYCEKPLSLTIHEGRRMVEAARKYNRVVQTGSQQRSGLHYQEAVKLIREGKIGNVHKITAGYTRNALPGFKPEEVLGPSKECPKDLNWDMWLGPAPYVAYDPFRCHYNFRWFWDYSGGQMTNWGAHNLDIARLALGERSPLAVAAFGGRYEIKDGGQTPDVQEVIYNFPSALVTWTGREVNRTRDEYLVFHGTKGTLNIMREGFTVTPETWRKHDKPEIEPMQMKGDPNGMQALHIRNFLDCIKSRQRPIADVEEGHLTATMCHLGNLATRLGRSLQWDGVKEDFVGDKEASQMLSRQYRKPWKLD; encoded by the coding sequence ATGAAAAACATTGGACGAAGAGATTTTGCGAAAACAACCATCGTGGCCAGCGCAGGCGCTGCGTTCAGTCGCATGCGAATTTTGGGCGCGAACGACCGCGTCAATCTGGGCATCATCGGTTGCGGCGACCGTGGCCGCGATGTCTGGGGTCGTTTTTTGAAACAACCGGACGTCAATCCCGTGGCGGCCTGCGATGTGTTCGGTCCCTATCTGGACAAAGCCGTTGCGGCTGGCGGAGGCAAGTTGAAAACCTTCGGCGATTTCCGGAAGCTACTGGAACTCAAGGAAGTGGACGCCGTATTGATCGCCACGCCGGATCACTGGCACGCGCTCAATACCATTGCGGCATGCGAAGCGGGCAAGGATGTGTATTGCGAAAAGCCCCTGAGCCTGACCATTCACGAAGGCCGCCGCATGGTTGAAGCCGCGCGGAAATATAATCGCGTCGTGCAAACCGGCAGCCAGCAACGCTCCGGATTGCATTACCAGGAAGCTGTCAAATTGATCCGCGAAGGCAAAATCGGCAACGTTCACAAAATCACTGCCGGATACACGCGCAACGCGTTGCCCGGTTTCAAACCGGAAGAGGTTTTGGGGCCAAGTAAAGAATGTCCTAAAGATTTGAACTGGGATATGTGGTTGGGGCCTGCGCCGTATGTGGCTTATGACCCGTTCCGATGTCATTACAACTTCCGCTGGTTCTGGGATTATTCCGGCGGGCAGATGACCAACTGGGGCGCGCACAATCTGGACATTGCGCGTTTGGCGTTGGGTGAGCGGTCGCCGTTGGCCGTGGCGGCATTCGGCGGACGTTACGAAATCAAAGACGGCGGGCAAACGCCCGATGTGCAGGAAGTGATTTACAACTTCCCCAGCGCGCTGGTGACCTGGACAGGGCGCGAAGTCAATCGCACGCGCGATGAATACCTGGTTTTCCACGGAACCAAAGGCACGCTGAACATCATGCGCGAAGGTTTCACCGTCACGCCTGAAACCTGGCGCAAACACGACAAACCGGAAATCGAACCGATGCAGATGAAAGGCGATCCGAATGGCATGCAGGCGCTGCACATTCGCAACTTCCTGGATTGCATTAAGAGTCGCCAGCGTCCCATCGCCGATGTCGAAGAAGGTCATTTGACTGCGACGATGTGCCATCTGGGCAATCTCGCCACGCGGCTTGGCCGTTCGCTGCAATGGGACGGCGTCAAGGAAGATTTCGTCGGCGACAAAGAAGCCAGCCAGATGCTGTCGCGCCAATACCGCAAACCCTGGAAACTGGACTAA
- a CDS encoding beta-lactamase family protein — translation MAQEQLSDELKEKIDKLAADALAKTGVPGASVAVVKDGRIVYLKAYGNARIEPQTPAKPEMRYSIGSISKQFTATALLLLQEEGKLSLDDKVAKFIPDLTRANEVTIRQLLSHTSGYQDYWPQDYVMPMMLQPVTSQKILDQWARKPLDFDPGTKWQYSNTNFVIAGIIIEKAAHKPMLQFLREKIFAPLQMKSVTDIDQERLTESDPTGYLRYALGPPRPSPKEGKGWLFAAGELAMTAEDLAKWDISIINQTVMKPSSYQQFGTEMLLKNGLGTHYGLGVSVDSQGGHRALSHGGEVSGFTAQNIVFPDDRAAVVVLTNQDAANASGLIASGIAPLLFTTSDSATPQKTAQARKIFEGLQQGKIDRSLFTDNANSYFSEQALKDFASSLSPLGAPQEFTQVNQGLRGGMTLRAYRVRFGQKTLRVWTYEMPDGKLEQYQVSE, via the coding sequence ATGGCGCAAGAACAGCTTTCCGATGAACTGAAAGAAAAGATTGACAAACTTGCCGCCGACGCTTTGGCTAAAACCGGCGTTCCCGGCGCTTCGGTCGCCGTCGTCAAAGACGGACGGATTGTGTACCTCAAAGCCTACGGCAACGCGCGCATCGAACCGCAAACGCCCGCCAAACCCGAAATGCGGTACAGCATCGGTTCCATCAGCAAACAGTTCACGGCGACGGCGCTGTTGCTGCTGCAGGAAGAGGGCAAGCTTTCGCTGGATGACAAAGTCGCCAAATTCATTCCCGACTTGACCCGCGCCAATGAAGTCACGATCCGCCAACTGCTTTCGCACACATCCGGTTATCAGGATTATTGGCCGCAGGATTACGTCATGCCGATGATGCTGCAACCGGTGACTTCGCAGAAAATTCTGGATCAATGGGCGCGCAAACCGCTGGATTTCGATCCCGGCACGAAATGGCAATACAGCAATACGAACTTTGTCATTGCCGGAATCATCATTGAAAAAGCCGCCCACAAACCGATGCTGCAATTTTTGCGCGAAAAGATTTTCGCGCCGCTGCAAATGAAAAGCGTGACCGACATTGACCAGGAACGGCTGACCGAAAGCGATCCGACCGGCTATTTGCGCTATGCGCTCGGCCCGCCGCGACCTTCTCCGAAAGAAGGCAAAGGATGGCTGTTCGCCGCTGGCGAACTGGCGATGACCGCCGAAGATTTGGCCAAATGGGACATTTCCATCATCAACCAAACAGTGATGAAACCGTCTTCTTACCAACAATTCGGAACCGAAATGCTGCTCAAAAACGGATTGGGCACACATTATGGGTTGGGTGTTAGCGTGGATTCGCAGGGCGGGCATCGCGCGCTTTCGCACGGAGGTGAAGTGTCCGGCTTCACCGCGCAAAATATCGTCTTCCCCGATGACCGAGCCGCAGTGGTTGTGTTGACCAACCAGGATGCCGCCAATGCGTCGGGCTTGATCGCTTCCGGCATCGCGCCGCTGTTGTTCACCACCAGCGATTCGGCCACGCCACAGAAAACCGCGCAAGCGCGCAAAATCTTCGAAGGGCTTCAGCAAGGAAAGATTGATCGTTCACTGTTCACCGACAACGCCAACAGTTATTTCAGTGAACAGGCATTGAAGGATTTTGCCAGCAGTTTGTCGCCGCTCGGCGCGCCGCAGGAATTCACGCAAGTCAATCAAGGGTTGCGCGGCGGCATGACCTTGCGCGCGTATCGCGTCAGGTTCGGACAAAAAACCTTGCGCGTGTGGACGTACGAAATGCCGGACGGAAAGCTGGAACAGTACCAGGTGTCTGAATAA
- a CDS encoding GNAT family N-acetyltransferase, translating into MNVIETERLTLRHLSTEDAEFILELLNDSSFLRFIGDKGVRTLDDARKYITNGPVEMYARLGFGLYLVERKDGSIPIGLCGLIKRDGLDDVDIGFAFLPEFRAKGYAYEAASATMAFGKDALRLKRIVAITSPDNEASGKLLEKLGLRFEGMIKLSEDAEEVRLFTYNPIGSKAEVV; encoded by the coding sequence TTGAACGTGATCGAAACCGAACGGTTGACGCTGCGACATCTATCCACTGAAGACGCGGAATTCATCCTGGAACTGCTGAACGATTCGTCGTTTCTGCGCTTCATTGGCGATAAAGGCGTACGCACGTTGGACGATGCGCGGAAGTACATCACCAACGGGCCAGTGGAGATGTACGCGCGGCTGGGATTCGGTTTGTATTTGGTTGAACGGAAAGATGGCAGCATTCCGATTGGATTGTGTGGTTTGATCAAACGAGACGGCTTGGATGACGTAGACATTGGCTTTGCCTTTCTGCCGGAATTTCGAGCGAAAGGATACGCCTACGAAGCTGCTTCGGCCACGATGGCCTTTGGCAAAGATGCTCTGCGGTTGAAGCGTATTGTGGCAATCACTTCGCCGGACAATGAAGCTTCAGGCAAACTACTTGAAAAACTGGGGCTACGATTTGAAGGAATGATCAAGCTGTCAGAAGACGCTGAAGAAGTTCGTTTGTTCACCTATAATCCGATCGGCAGTAAAGCAGAAGTGGTTTAG
- a CDS encoding SRPBCC family protein has translation MNTQRFIKQSEIAASPGAVFAWHELPDAVERLTPPWERAEVLEKSGGLKVGAKVVFKVYIGPFWRIWEAEHIEYDSPRLFVDVQRRGPFAYWLHRHRFEPTERGTTLMTDDIEYALPLGWLGELVTGSFTREKLQRMFDYRHRVVAEQVRW, from the coding sequence ATGAACACGCAACGGTTTATTAAACAAAGCGAGATCGCCGCTTCGCCGGGAGCGGTTTTCGCGTGGCACGAATTGCCGGACGCCGTCGAACGATTGACGCCTCCGTGGGAACGCGCCGAAGTGCTGGAAAAATCCGGCGGGTTGAAGGTCGGTGCAAAAGTCGTGTTCAAAGTGTACATCGGCCCGTTCTGGCGAATTTGGGAAGCTGAACACATCGAATACGACTCGCCTCGCTTGTTTGTGGACGTTCAACGCCGAGGCCCATTCGCGTACTGGCTGCACCGCCACCGCTTTGAACCGACAGAGCGCGGAACAACTTTGATGACGGACGATATTGAGTATGCGTTGCCGCTGGGCTGGCTGGGCGAATTGGTGACTGGATCATTTACGCGAGAGAAATTGCAGCGCATGTTCGATTACCGCCATCGGGTGGTCGCTGAACAGGTCAGGTGGTAG
- a CDS encoding MerR family transcriptional regulator, protein MNMLLYPIRAVSKLTGISIDTLRAWERRHNVVTPQRDERGRLYSDADVHRLRLLSAAVEKGHAISRLASLNDEELQTLIANPVAAVSAALAMETAHADEFAPVPRSVMSAIERMDYLEAERELSLLAAVLSPRDLVHRVALPLMREVGDGWHLGTLSVAQEHMASSLLRNLFGALIPQHQKTAPTSKLLFVTPSGEQHEFGILASAMLAVGGGLGAIYLGTNLPAEEIVQAAQKTAPQAVILGFIGANGAKAGITEIHKVAQNLPSHIELWVGGTQADALIEEVRKTRAVLIENFEMLEQHLVRLGARF, encoded by the coding sequence ATGAACATGCTGCTTTATCCAATTCGCGCTGTTTCCAAATTGACAGGAATCAGCATTGATACGCTACGCGCCTGGGAGCGCAGGCACAATGTTGTGACTCCGCAGCGCGATGAACGGGGGCGGTTGTATTCCGACGCGGACGTTCATCGTCTGCGTTTGTTAAGCGCAGCGGTTGAAAAAGGGCATGCAATCAGTCGTCTGGCTTCCTTGAACGATGAAGAACTGCAAACGCTGATTGCGAATCCTGTCGCCGCCGTCAGTGCAGCCTTAGCCATGGAAACTGCCCATGCAGATGAATTCGCTCCGGTTCCGCGTTCGGTGATGTCCGCCATTGAACGCATGGATTATTTGGAAGCGGAACGGGAATTGTCGTTGTTGGCGGCAGTTTTATCACCGCGCGATCTGGTTCATCGCGTCGCATTGCCGTTGATGCGCGAAGTCGGTGACGGTTGGCATCTGGGAACATTGAGCGTTGCGCAGGAACACATGGCTTCGTCCTTGTTGCGAAACCTGTTTGGCGCGTTGATTCCGCAGCACCAAAAAACCGCTCCCACCAGCAAATTGCTGTTTGTCACTCCCAGCGGAGAGCAACACGAATTCGGGATTCTGGCTTCGGCGATGCTGGCAGTGGGCGGCGGGTTGGGAGCCATTTACCTGGGAACCAATTTGCCTGCCGAAGAAATCGTGCAGGCAGCGCAAAAAACCGCTCCGCAAGCAGTGATTCTGGGCTTCATTGGCGCAAACGGAGCCAAAGCCGGGATTACGGAAATTCACAAAGTCGCCCAGAATTTGCCGTCACACATTGAATTGTGGGTGGGCGGAACGCAGGCAGATGCGTTGATTGAAGAAGTCAGGAAAACGCGCGCTGTATTGATCGAAAATTTCGAGATGCTGGAACAACACCTGGTGAGATTGGGCGCGCGGTTTTGA
- a CDS encoding fasciclin domain-containing protein — translation MALSLAVVPMGATKAEEKKDIVDTAVAAGSFNTLATALKAAGLVETLKGKGPFTVFAPTDEAFAKLPAGTVEALLKDKEKLTKILLYHVVSGNVMAKDVVKLKSAKTVQGSAVKITVKDGKVMVDNANVVKTDIAASNGVIHVIDTVILPK, via the coding sequence ATGGCTTTGAGTTTGGCAGTAGTGCCCATGGGAGCCACGAAAGCCGAAGAAAAGAAAGACATTGTGGATACGGCTGTGGCCGCTGGCAGCTTCAACACACTGGCCACTGCACTGAAGGCGGCTGGGTTGGTTGAGACATTGAAGGGGAAAGGGCCGTTCACGGTGTTTGCACCGACGGATGAAGCTTTTGCCAAGCTGCCTGCTGGCACCGTTGAAGCATTGTTGAAAGACAAGGAAAAGCTGACCAAAATTCTGCTCTATCACGTGGTTTCGGGAAACGTGATGGCCAAGGATGTGGTCAAACTGAAGTCGGCGAAAACGGTGCAAGGGTCTGCCGTCAAAATTACTGTTAAGGACGGTAAAGTGATGGTGGACAATGCGAATGTCGTCAAAACTGACATTGCGGCATCAAACGGTGTGATTCACGTGATTGATACGGTCATTCTTCCGAAGTAG
- a CDS encoding SRPBCC family protein, translating to MIPLSRRETFAFFSDAFNLERITPPFLRFRILTAPPIKMEQGTLIEYKLKLFGVPIFWRTLIEHWTPEEFFVDTQIAGPYALWRHTHTFAEIAPGQTLMQDTVEYSIPFGRLGKFAHALFVKRLLKIIFDYRAMMTARLLGTDDEEEKSIESFRAIAG from the coding sequence ATGATTCCGCTTTCACGCCGAGAAACCTTCGCGTTTTTCAGCGATGCGTTCAATTTAGAGCGAATCACGCCGCCGTTTTTGAGATTTCGCATTCTGACTGCTCCGCCAATCAAAATGGAACAGGGTACGTTGATTGAATACAAGTTGAAATTGTTCGGCGTGCCGATTTTCTGGCGCACCTTGATTGAGCATTGGACTCCCGAAGAGTTTTTCGTGGATACACAAATCGCAGGGCCATACGCCTTATGGCGACATACGCACACCTTTGCAGAAATCGCGCCGGGACAGACGCTGATGCAAGACACAGTGGAATACAGCATTCCCTTCGGCAGGTTGGGAAAGTTCGCTCATGCATTATTTGTGAAACGATTGCTCAAAATCATTTTTGATTACCGCGCGATGATGACGGCGCGGTTGCTGGGAACAGACGACGAAGAGGAAAAAAGCATTGAATCGTTTAGAGCAATTGCTGGCTGA
- a CDS encoding deoxyribodipyrimidine photo-lyase, whose translation MQRAQRGVDNPALNVAIAAANELQQPLAVFFGLHPKYPNANQRHYAFLIQGLEETKQKIEQRGAAFIFRPFPNHDLLKFCAEVKASLVVGDENPMREPEGWRQSASRHLTVPFWTVDADVIVPTKFFPKEEYAARTIRPKLQKLLSVFFHKPENPKVRFRWTEATKPASQEIDPVRLMEDLPLDRSASVLPDVKGGTAEGMRVLHRFLNERLATYDTARNQPHLAGTSELSAFLHFGHLGPLTIAVAVREAVAPELAKAAFLEELIVRREVAINFVARNPQYDRLAGCPDWALKTLAEHAADPRPYLYKEPQFEAAETHDPLWNAAQQEMVTTGRMHGYLRMYWAKKILEWTRAPEEAFEIAVKLNDRYEMDGRDPNGYTGVAWAIGGKHDRPWAPKRPVFGLIRYMSCDGCARKFNVPAYIQQVNKLVRGSQMSLSFDETES comes from the coding sequence ATGCAGCGCGCCCAACGCGGCGTGGACAACCCAGCGCTGAACGTGGCCATTGCCGCCGCCAACGAATTGCAACAACCACTGGCTGTTTTTTTCGGATTACATCCGAAATATCCTAACGCCAACCAGCGGCATTACGCATTCCTGATCCAGGGTCTGGAAGAAACAAAACAAAAAATCGAACAGCGCGGCGCTGCATTCATCTTTCGCCCATTCCCGAATCACGACCTGCTGAAGTTTTGCGCCGAAGTAAAAGCATCCCTGGTCGTAGGCGATGAAAACCCCATGCGCGAACCGGAAGGTTGGCGACAGAGCGCGAGTCGTCACCTGACAGTTCCCTTCTGGACGGTTGATGCGGATGTGATCGTTCCGACCAAATTCTTTCCCAAAGAGGAATATGCCGCGCGCACCATTCGCCCGAAGCTGCAAAAACTGCTGTCCGTGTTTTTTCACAAACCCGAAAATCCAAAAGTGCGGTTTCGATGGACAGAAGCAACCAAGCCGGCAAGCCAGGAAATTGACCCGGTTCGGTTGATGGAAGACTTGCCGCTGGATCGCAGCGCATCGGTTTTGCCCGATGTGAAAGGTGGAACCGCCGAAGGTATGCGTGTGCTACACAGATTTTTGAACGAGCGGCTCGCCACTTACGACACCGCGCGCAATCAACCCCATCTGGCCGGAACCAGCGAGCTTTCGGCGTTTTTGCATTTTGGGCATCTCGGCCCGCTCACGATTGCAGTGGCTGTGCGCGAAGCCGTCGCGCCTGAACTCGCCAAAGCTGCTTTTTTGGAAGAGTTGATCGTTCGCCGCGAAGTCGCCATCAATTTCGTCGCGCGCAATCCCCAATACGACCGCTTGGCCGGTTGCCCGGATTGGGCGCTGAAAACATTGGCCGAACACGCGGCTGATCCGCGCCCTTACCTGTACAAAGAACCACAGTTCGAAGCCGCCGAAACGCACGATCCCCTGTGGAACGCCGCGCAGCAGGAAATGGTCACCACGGGTCGCATGCACGGATACCTGCGAATGTATTGGGCAAAGAAGATTCTGGAATGGACGCGAGCGCCCGAAGAAGCTTTTGAAATCGCCGTTAAATTGAATGACCGCTACGAAATGGATGGCCGCGATCCGAACGGATACACGGGCGTCGCCTGGGCCATCGGCGGCAAACACGATCGTCCGTGGGCGCCGAAACGGCCTGTGTTCGGCTTGATCCGTTATATGTCCTGCGATGGATGCGCGCGGAAATTCAATGTTCCGGCGTACATCCAACAGGTTAACAAACTCGTCCGCGGTTCGCAGATGAGTTTGAGTTTCGACGAAACCGAATCGTAA
- a CDS encoding phytoene/squalene synthase family protein: MNTNQANKIWSETEWDRMEQQTRRLALKADSDVETWKIIIRRARTVLRTYSTSFFIVTRFLPTGKRERVEAIYAAVRFPDEIVDTFPLTPEQRSARLDRWLADYKTAFSIGSIQEALKLGVSCFLATFAQVVRETEIPPEHYCSFLEAMRLDVAPRQFQTLEDLIESYIYGSAIVVGYFLTYVYGSATPQDFDRALTSARNLGIALQLTNFLRDVAEDQRRGRLYLPLDLLRREGIVGDADATAPEQQAAFHRVLNTLTKIAEDHYERAYADLDAFAPDCRTAIHACINVYRKLNQRIAASPRGLHHRESVSAREKFKVLPPGKYWRLPLAYLMS, from the coding sequence ATGAACACCAATCAAGCAAACAAAATCTGGAGCGAAACCGAATGGGATCGAATGGAACAACAGACGCGTCGTCTGGCGCTGAAAGCCGATTCGGATGTGGAAACCTGGAAGATCATCATTCGCCGGGCGCGAACAGTGCTGCGCACGTATAGCACCAGCTTTTTCATCGTCACGCGCTTTTTGCCGACCGGAAAACGTGAGCGGGTTGAAGCGATTTATGCCGCTGTTCGATTCCCTGATGAAATCGTGGACACCTTTCCGCTGACGCCCGAACAGCGTTCGGCTCGCTTGGATCGCTGGCTCGCGGATTACAAAACCGCATTTTCGATTGGTTCAATTCAGGAGGCGTTGAAGCTGGGCGTTTCCTGTTTTCTGGCCACCTTTGCCCAGGTGGTGCGCGAAACGGAAATTCCGCCGGAACATTACTGTTCGTTTCTGGAAGCGATGCGGTTGGATGTTGCCCCGCGCCAGTTTCAGACACTGGAGGATTTGATTGAATCTTACATTTACGGCAGCGCCATCGTCGTTGGGTACTTCCTGACATACGTTTATGGTTCTGCCACGCCACAGGATTTTGACCGCGCGCTGACCAGCGCAAGAAACCTGGGAATTGCATTGCAGTTGACAAATTTCCTCCGCGATGTAGCCGAAGACCAGCGGCGCGGACGACTTTACCTGCCGCTGGATTTGCTCCGTCGAGAAGGCATCGTTGGGGACGCTGATGCCACAGCGCCGGAGCAACAGGCTGCGTTTCATCGCGTGCTGAACACGTTGACGAAAATCGCGGAGGATCATTACGAGCGGGCTTACGCCGACCTGGACGCATTTGCGCCGGATTGCCGGACGGCAATTCACGCCTGCATTAACGTCTATCGAAAACTCAATCAACGCATCGCCGCAAGCCCACGCGGGCTGCACCATCGCGAAAGCGTTTCGGCGCGCGAAAAATTCAAGGTGCTTCCGCCCGGCAAGTACTGGCGATTGCCGCTGGCATACCTGATGTCTTGA